AGAAGTTTTGCCGAACGATCCACGATGATTTGCATTTCCCCATCCGTATAAAAATCAAGTTTCAGATGGATTCCAAACCTTGTTTTCAAAGGTTCGCTGACAAGACCAGAGCGAGTCGTAGCACCGACAAGTGTAAAGGGCTGGAGTTGGATCTGGAGGGCGTTGGCAGTGACACCTTCCCCGACAACAAGGTCCACAAAGAAGTTCTCCATCGCAGGATAGAGTAACTCCTCCTGTTTTTTAATAAAGCCATGGATTTCATCGATAAAAAGAACTTCGTTGGTTTTGAGTAAAGTGAGAAACCGAACCAGATCCGCACCCTTGGAGATGGCAGGAGCGGAAGTGGGTGTGAAGGCCACGGCAAGTTCATTGGCGATGATATTGGCAAGTGTGGTTTTCCCAAGGCCAGGAGGGCCAGAAATCAACACATGGTCGAGAGGGCTCTTTCGTTTCCGAGCCGCCTCCACATAAACCGAGAGATTGGCCAGCACCTCCTTCTGGCCGATAAATTCGGACAATTTGGTAGGGCGAAGGCTAGGTTCATCTTCGCCCGGTTGGATCCAATCTTCTCTTAAACTCACCTCAATTGGGTTTCTGCTCTGGAGTGATGGAAGTCAAGATTTCATTTTTATTTCGAATGATTTTTATCTCGATTGGTTTTCCCGTTTTGGAAGATCTCACAAAACTAACGAGTTCTTCCGGTGATTGGATTTGTTTTCCGCCGATTTCCACAATCACATCAAATAATTTTAACCCCGCTTTGTCGGCAGGAGATCCTTTCATAATTTGGCGGACAACGGCACCTTTGTTATCTTTCAGTTTCAGTTGTTCGATGTACTTTTCATTGACCGGATCAAGGCCGACACCAATCCAAGGACGAGTGACTTTCCCATTGGTTTTGATTTCTTCAGCAACCCGTCTTGCTTCATTGATAGGGATGGCAAACCCAATTCCTTCTGATCCACCGGATTGGCTCACAATCAAACGGTTGATTCCAATCACTTCTCCTCGGATATTGAGGAGAGGACCACCACTATTTCCTTGGTTGATGGCTGCATCGGTTTGGATATAGGATAAACCAGAAGCATCGATTCCCCCTCGTTGGATTGCTGAAACCACTCCGACCGTAAACGATTGTTCGAATCCAAGAGGAGCCCCAATGGCAATTGCCCAGTTCCCCACTCGCACTTTATGCGAATCACCAATCAAACTGGGCGTCAGTGTTCCTTTCGGCGCATCGATTTTTAATAAAGCTATATCAGCTGTTTCATCTGCCCCAATGAGTTTCGCTTCGAATTCTTTTTTATTTTTAAGTTTAACCGTAAACTTATCCATGTTTTGAATCACATGGTGGTTGGTCATAATATAACCGTCTTCGTTCAAAACAATTCCTGAACCAAGACCATATTGTTTTTGTTTCATCACTTGGCCCGATCCGCCTGAACGTCCAAAAAATTGATCAAAATATGGATCTGAAAAAGGATGAATCCTTACATTCACTGTCCTCTCTGTTGCAATGGAAACGACACTTGGTGAAACACGGTCAAAAACTTCCTGGAAGGCATCTTCTAAAGCAACTGCTTGGGTTTGTGCGGGTGATAATTTTTCACCACCGTCTGCTTTGAGCTGTAATGGGTTCTCGGAAGAATTTCCACAAGTAAGGATAGGGGACAAAAATGTTCCCAATAGTAAAAAACTAAAAGCAATGGCAACGTAACGTAATGGATTCGATTTTTTAAAAGTCATAGACAATCAACACTCTCTCCTAGTATATAAGACCCCAAAAGTTTCAGGAAAGTTCTCATTTCTTGGGATCGTTTTTTTACAAAAAAACTTGAACATTTTGTTCTGAGACAAACTAGTCTTAGTATGGCAAAACGAGTTTTAATTCCCCTCTGTCCCGGTTTTGAAGAAATGGAAGCCATTATTCTCATTGATGTTTTGAGGAGAGGTAATGTAGAAGTTGTCTCTCTCGGA
This genomic stretch from Leptospira meyeri harbors:
- the ruvB gene encoding Holliday junction branch migration DNA helicase RuvB, coding for MSLREDWIQPGEDEPSLRPTKLSEFIGQKEVLANLSVYVEAARKRKSPLDHVLISGPPGLGKTTLANIIANELAVAFTPTSAPAISKGADLVRFLTLLKTNEVLFIDEIHGFIKKQEELLYPAMENFFVDLVVGEGVTANALQIQLQPFTLVGATTRSGLVSEPLKTRFGIHLKLDFYTDGEMQIIVDRSAKLLGVSLGEGVALEIGKRSRKTPRIANHLLKRVRDFAEVRNENSVSLDTCRFAFERMGVDHLGLDVVDRQILDILINRYGGGPVGIKPIAVVLGEEERTLEDTYEPFLVRVGLIDRTPQGRVATKKAYEHLGIVYTGNIGENRENGPTLF
- a CDS encoding trypsin-like peptidase domain-containing protein yields the protein MTFKKSNPLRYVAIAFSFLLLGTFLSPILTCGNSSENPLQLKADGGEKLSPAQTQAVALEDAFQEVFDRVSPSVVSIATERTVNVRIHPFSDPYFDQFFGRSGGSGQVMKQKQYGLGSGIVLNEDGYIMTNHHVIQNMDKFTVKLKNKKEFEAKLIGADETADIALLKIDAPKGTLTPSLIGDSHKVRVGNWAIAIGAPLGFEQSFTVGVVSAIQRGGIDASGLSYIQTDAAINQGNSGGPLLNIRGEVIGINRLIVSQSGGSEGIGFAIPINEARRVAEEIKTNGKVTRPWIGVGLDPVNEKYIEQLKLKDNKGAVVRQIMKGSPADKAGLKLFDVIVEIGGKQIQSPEELVSFVRSSKTGKPIEIKIIRNKNEILTSITPEQKPN